From Sinorhizobium sp. RAC02, a single genomic window includes:
- a CDS encoding DoxX family protein, which produces MEQRAAKVCAPFIISHPVRLLALLGLCAAYIQGSLMKLFDFNSAIAEMEHFGLTPAAPFAAAVIFFELVCSAMVLTGFCRWIGALALSAFTLMATFIALRFWEMTPGMERMMATNAFFEHLGLAGAFLLVAWYDLHRWKTAPREDWT; this is translated from the coding sequence ATGGAACAGCGCGCGGCAAAAGTCTGCGCGCCCTTCATCATCAGCCATCCGGTGCGGCTTTTGGCACTTCTCGGGCTCTGCGCCGCCTATATCCAGGGCAGCTTGATGAAGCTCTTCGATTTCAACAGCGCGATTGCCGAGATGGAGCATTTTGGTCTGACGCCTGCCGCCCCGTTCGCCGCCGCAGTCATCTTCTTCGAACTCGTCTGCTCGGCCATGGTACTGACTGGCTTTTGCCGCTGGATCGGCGCGTTGGCACTCTCGGCCTTCACGCTGATGGCGACCTTCATCGCGTTGCGCTTCTGGGAAATGACGCCCGGCATGGAGCGCATGATGGCGACCAACGCCTTTTTCGAGCATCTCGGCCTGGCCGGCGCCTTCCTGCTGGTCGCCTGGTACGACCTGCACCGCTGGAAGACGGCGCCCCGGGAGGACTGGACCTGA
- a CDS encoding MFS transporter, giving the protein MAAETARPPGAFAPLRQKVFAVLWVATIVGNIGTFVRDVASSWLVTDLSAAPAAVALIQAASTFPIFLLAIPAGVLSDILDRRKFLIVIQLILATASISLLTLSATGLQSITSLVAFTFIGGIGAALMAPTWQAIVPELVTKADVKGAIALNSLGINISRAIGPALGGVLLATFGAAVTYGVDVISYVFVIAALLWWRRPVDSEDALSERFFGAFRAGLRYAKSSRELHVVLVRAAVFFAFSSAVWALLPLVARNLLGGTAGFYGVLLGAVGAGAIGGAFLMPMLRARFDVDGLMLLAAIAAAAVMAGLSLAPPQWVAILLLLVLGAGWITALTTLNGTAQSVLPNWVRGRSLAIYLTVFNGAMTAGSLTWGTIAEALGIPATLLVAAAGLTVVGLVFHRLKLPKGEADLVPSNHWPEPLTAGTVENDRGPVLITVEYRVDAADRAPFLAALHSFSSERRRDGAYGWGVTEDAADPTIYLEWFFVESWAEHLRQHRRISKADADLQQEVRRFHKGDDPPKVRHLLAADRR; this is encoded by the coding sequence ATGGCCGCCGAGACCGCCCGCCCGCCCGGCGCCTTCGCGCCGCTGCGCCAAAAAGTTTTCGCCGTGCTCTGGGTGGCGACGATCGTCGGCAACATCGGCACCTTCGTTCGCGATGTCGCAAGCTCCTGGCTGGTGACGGACCTCTCCGCCGCACCCGCCGCCGTGGCCCTCATCCAGGCCGCCTCCACCTTCCCGATCTTCCTTCTGGCGATCCCGGCCGGCGTGCTCTCCGATATCCTCGACCGGCGCAAATTCCTGATCGTCATCCAGCTCATCCTCGCCACGGCCAGCATCTCGCTGCTGACGCTGTCAGCGACCGGCCTGCAATCGATCACCTCGCTCGTCGCCTTCACCTTCATCGGCGGCATCGGCGCGGCGCTGATGGCGCCCACCTGGCAGGCGATCGTGCCGGAACTGGTGACGAAGGCCGACGTCAAGGGCGCCATCGCGCTGAATTCGCTCGGCATCAACATTTCGCGCGCCATCGGCCCGGCCCTTGGCGGCGTGCTGCTCGCCACCTTTGGCGCGGCCGTCACCTATGGCGTCGATGTCATCAGCTATGTCTTCGTCATCGCCGCCCTCCTCTGGTGGCGACGTCCCGTCGATAGCGAGGACGCGCTGTCGGAACGCTTCTTCGGCGCCTTCCGCGCGGGCCTGCGCTATGCCAAGTCGAGCCGCGAGCTGCATGTTGTGCTGGTGCGCGCCGCCGTGTTTTTCGCCTTTTCCAGCGCGGTCTGGGCGCTGCTGCCTTTGGTGGCGCGCAACCTCCTCGGCGGCACGGCCGGTTTCTATGGCGTCCTGCTCGGCGCGGTGGGTGCCGGTGCCATCGGCGGCGCCTTCCTGATGCCGATGTTGCGTGCGCGTTTCGACGTCGACGGCCTGATGCTGCTTGCCGCCATAGCCGCTGCCGCCGTCATGGCCGGGCTGTCGCTTGCCCCGCCGCAATGGGTGGCGATCCTGTTGTTGCTGGTGCTCGGCGCCGGCTGGATCACCGCGCTCACCACGCTCAACGGCACGGCGCAATCCGTGTTGCCGAACTGGGTGCGCGGCCGCTCACTTGCCATCTACCTCACCGTGTTCAACGGCGCTATGACCGCTGGCAGCCTCACCTGGGGCACGATCGCCGAGGCGCTCGGCATTCCCGCTACGTTGCTTGTCGCCGCCGCCGGCCTCACAGTCGTCGGCCTGGTCTTCCATAGGCTGAAGCTGCCGAAGGGCGAGGCGGACCTCGTGCCCTCCAACCATTGGCCCGAGCCGCTGACCGCCGGCACGGTCGAAAATGACCGTGGCCCGGTGCTGATCACCGTGGAATACCGGGTGGATGCGGCCGACCGGGCACCCTTCCTCGCGGCACTCCACAGCTTCTCCTCCGAACGGCGGCGTGACGGCGCCTATGGCTGGGGCGTAACGGAGGATGCCGCCGACCCAACAATCTACCTCGAATGGTTCTTCGTGGAATCCTGGGCAGAACACCTGCGCCAGCACCGACGCATCTCCAAGGCCGATGCCGATCTCCAGCAGGAGGTGCGTCGCTTCCACAAGGGCGATGACCCACCGAAGGTCCGCCACCTGCTCGCCGCCGACCGGCGCTGA
- a CDS encoding alpha/beta hydrolase: MSTITTKDGTRIFYKDWGTGQPILFSHGWPLSADAWDGQMLYFGQNGFRVVAHDRRGHGRSDQPWDGNNMDQYADDLAELIETLDLKDLVMIGHSTGGGEVAHYIGRHGSARVAKVVLVGAVPPLMLKTEANPEGLPLEVFDGIRQGTATNRSQFFKDVTMPFYGFNREGAKVNEGFRESFWLQGMMGSIKGHYDCIREFSEVDYTEDLKAIDRPTLIIHGDDDQMVPIAASAEKSAKIVKDAKLLVYKGGSHGLAEVEAEKFNADVLAFIKD, translated from the coding sequence ATGAGCACAATCACGACGAAGGACGGAACCCGGATTTTCTACAAGGACTGGGGCACGGGTCAACCGATCCTGTTTTCCCACGGCTGGCCGCTTTCAGCCGACGCCTGGGATGGCCAGATGCTGTACTTCGGCCAGAACGGGTTTCGCGTTGTCGCCCATGACCGCCGGGGCCACGGCCGCTCCGACCAGCCCTGGGACGGCAACAACATGGACCAATATGCCGACGACCTTGCCGAGCTGATCGAAACGCTCGACCTGAAGGACCTCGTCATGATCGGCCATTCCACTGGCGGCGGCGAAGTTGCTCATTATATCGGCCGCCACGGCTCCGCCCGCGTCGCCAAGGTTGTGCTCGTCGGCGCCGTGCCGCCCCTGATGCTGAAGACCGAGGCCAACCCGGAGGGCTTGCCGCTCGAGGTCTTCGACGGCATCCGCCAGGGCACGGCAACGAACCGCTCGCAGTTCTTCAAGGACGTCACCATGCCCTTCTATGGCTTCAACCGCGAGGGCGCCAAAGTAAACGAAGGTTTTCGCGAATCCTTCTGGCTGCAGGGCATGATGGGCTCCATCAAGGGCCACTATGATTGCATCCGGGAGTTCTCCGAGGTCGATTACACGGAGGACCTGAAGGCAATCGACCGCCCGACCTTGATCATCCATGGCGACGACGACCAGATGGTGCCCATCGCCGCCTCCGCCGAAAAATCCGCAAAGATCGTCAAAGATGCCAAGCTTCTTGTCTACAAGGGCGGCTCGCATGGCCTGGCGGAAGTCGAGGCGGAAAAATTCAACGCCGACGTGCTGGCCTTCATCAAGGATTGA
- a CDS encoding LysR family transcriptional regulator, with protein sequence MKIDERHLIQLAAVVKTGGVTEGAALLGMAQPAVSRTLSMLEKRLGEPLFLKGRRPLQPTPLGRALADHGQTMLAASRKASDTIESFRVGKGGTVRIGGTPFFMDALIAGMIAEFQNQHPDVRVDQIYGYFSDLRAALKADQIDLAICPIDILDEGSGLEFHEILPGRNVVACRVTHPLLLKRRPQPMHLLDYPWVAPPPGSPLLADLRSMLLSFGATELRIRYTGGSLMSVVNYLKGTDALTVLPHSVVFAQRNEKSITALPVNVPHPQRALGLLKRADAPRMPAVDHFARHVQSGFDNLKHLIKRHEESVVWGL encoded by the coding sequence ATGAAAATTGACGAGCGCCACCTGATCCAGCTTGCCGCCGTCGTCAAGACGGGCGGCGTTACCGAGGGGGCGGCGCTGCTCGGCATGGCGCAGCCCGCCGTCTCACGCACGTTGTCGATGTTGGAGAAACGTCTGGGCGAACCGCTGTTCCTGAAGGGGCGGCGGCCGCTCCAGCCGACGCCGCTCGGCCGGGCGCTGGCGGATCATGGCCAGACCATGCTCGCGGCCTCTCGCAAGGCGTCGGATACGATCGAGAGTTTTCGCGTCGGCAAGGGCGGTACGGTGCGTATCGGCGGCACACCCTTCTTCATGGATGCGCTGATCGCCGGGATGATTGCAGAATTCCAGAACCAGCATCCGGACGTGCGCGTCGACCAGATCTACGGCTATTTTTCCGATCTGCGCGCTGCGCTGAAGGCCGACCAGATCGACCTCGCCATCTGCCCGATCGATATTCTCGATGAGGGCTCCGGGCTGGAATTTCATGAGATTCTGCCCGGCCGCAACGTCGTCGCCTGCCGGGTGACGCATCCGCTGCTGTTGAAGCGCCGGCCGCAGCCGATGCATCTGCTGGACTATCCCTGGGTCGCACCGCCGCCGGGCAGTCCGCTTCTGGCCGACCTGCGCAGCATGCTGCTCTCCTTCGGCGCAACGGAGCTGCGCATCCGCTATACCGGCGGTTCGCTGATGAGCGTCGTCAACTACCTGAAGGGCACCGATGCCCTGACGGTGCTGCCGCATAGCGTGGTCTTTGCCCAGCGCAACGAGAAATCGATCACCGCGCTGCCGGTCAACGTGCCCCATCCGCAGCGCGCGCTCGGCCTCCTGAAGCGTGCCGATGCACCACGCATGCCGGCGGTCGATCATTTCGCCCGCCATGTGCAGAGCGGTTTCGACAACCTCAAGCACCTCATCAAGCGCCACGAGGAATCGGTGGTCTGGGGGCTTTGA
- a CDS encoding dioxygenase has translation MAVPVNTLISPEVFSRRLAAAGEEPLRRALVGAVTHLHALIRELKPTPAEWRSLITFLTDVGHASDDRRQEWVLLSDLLGATALVEEVNTHRPKQATPGTLRGPFFRADAPARTLGSDISLDGVGERLTVFGRVVDLDSEPVAGAEIITWQANAAGLYENQQPDLQPEFNLRGLFQTDGEGRFHYLTVRPAGYGVPDDGPVGALLLKAGLPLRRPAHLQFLIRAAGFETLVTHLYDGSDPHLAEDPLFAVKPELICRFERMGEKPCWRLDFTFVLARAKKQGAGT, from the coding sequence ATGGCAGTCCCTGTCAATACGCTCATCTCGCCAGAGGTGTTTTCCCGGCGGCTTGCGGCCGCGGGCGAAGAGCCGTTGCGGCGGGCGCTGGTCGGTGCCGTCACCCATCTCCACGCCCTCATCCGCGAATTGAAGCCGACGCCGGCCGAGTGGCGCAGCCTGATCACCTTCCTCACCGATGTCGGCCACGCCTCGGACGACCGCCGGCAGGAATGGGTGCTGCTGTCGGATCTTCTCGGCGCGACCGCTCTTGTCGAAGAGGTCAACACCCATCGCCCCAAGCAGGCGACGCCGGGCACGCTGCGCGGACCCTTCTTTCGTGCCGATGCACCGGCTCGCACCCTCGGCAGCGACATCTCGCTCGATGGCGTTGGCGAACGACTCACCGTCTTCGGCCGCGTGGTGGATCTCGACAGCGAACCCGTCGCCGGGGCCGAGATCATCACCTGGCAGGCAAATGCCGCCGGCCTCTACGAAAACCAGCAGCCCGATCTCCAGCCGGAATTCAACTTGCGCGGCCTGTTCCAGACGGATGGGGAGGGGCGCTTCCACTACCTCACCGTGCGCCCCGCCGGTTACGGCGTGCCTGACGATGGTCCGGTCGGCGCCTTGTTGCTGAAGGCCGGCCTGCCGCTACGCCGCCCGGCGCATCTGCAATTCCTGATCAGGGCGGCCGGCTTCGAGACGCTCGTCACCCATCTCTACGACGGCAGCGATCCGCACCTTGCCGAGGACCCGCTCTTCGCCGTCAAGCCGGAGCTGATCTGCCGCTTCGAGCGCATGGGCGAAAAACCCTGCTGGCGGCTCGATTTCACCTTCGTTCTGGCGCGCGCCAAAAAACAGGGAGCCGGAACATGA
- a CDS encoding maleylacetate reductase has translation MTRDFVYSTSPAHIVFGPGKAGTAGEWSDRIGCRRALVLSTPHQEGDAQRLAETLGPRVAGVFAGAVMHTPVEMTERAMEVVRQTAADVVVSLGGGSTTGLGKAIAYRTDLPQIVIPTTYAGSEVTPILGQTEAGRKTTVRSASILPEVVIYDPALTLGLPVGMSVTSGLNAMAHAVEALYAEDRNPVSSLMAVEGLRAFQKSLPAIVASPRDEAARSDALYGAWLCGTVLGTVGMALHHKICHTLGGTFDTPHAETHAIMLPHTAAFNAVAVPDMLAPVAEIFGGSVGRGLWDFAKSAGAPLALKDLGLTEGDLDLAADIATQNPYPNPRPIDRRSIRALLQDAWEGRRPD, from the coding sequence ATGACCCGCGATTTCGTCTATTCGACCAGTCCGGCGCATATCGTCTTCGGCCCGGGCAAAGCCGGAACCGCCGGCGAGTGGAGCGACCGTATCGGCTGTCGCCGTGCGCTCGTGCTCTCGACGCCGCACCAGGAGGGTGATGCGCAAAGGCTGGCGGAAACGCTTGGGCCCCGCGTGGCCGGCGTCTTTGCCGGGGCGGTGATGCACACGCCCGTCGAGATGACGGAACGGGCGATGGAGGTGGTGCGCCAGACCGCGGCTGATGTCGTCGTCTCGCTCGGCGGCGGCTCGACGACCGGGCTCGGCAAGGCGATCGCCTATCGCACCGACCTGCCGCAGATCGTCATCCCCACCACCTATGCCGGCTCGGAAGTGACGCCGATCCTCGGCCAAACGGAGGCGGGCCGCAAGACGACAGTGCGCAGCGCTAGCATTTTGCCGGAAGTGGTGATCTACGACCCAGCGCTCACCCTCGGCCTGCCGGTCGGCATGAGCGTGACGAGCGGCCTCAACGCCATGGCCCATGCCGTGGAGGCGCTCTATGCCGAGGACCGCAACCCCGTTTCCTCGCTGATGGCCGTCGAGGGCCTGCGCGCCTTCCAAAAGAGCCTGCCGGCGATCGTCGCCTCACCAAGGGATGAGGCGGCACGGTCGGACGCGCTTTATGGCGCCTGGCTCTGCGGCACGGTGCTCGGCACGGTCGGCATGGCGCTGCACCACAAGATCTGCCACACGCTCGGCGGCACATTCGATACGCCGCATGCCGAGACCCATGCGATCATGCTGCCGCACACTGCGGCCTTCAACGCCGTCGCCGTGCCCGACATGCTCGCCCCCGTGGCGGAGATTTTTGGCGGTTCGGTTGGCCGCGGGCTCTGGGATTTCGCCAAGTCGGCCGGCGCGCCGCTGGCGCTGAAGGATCTCGGGCTTACGGAAGGTGATCTCGACCTTGCCGCCGATATCGCCACGCAAAACCCCTATCCAAACCCGCGCCCGATCGACCGGCGGTCGATCCGTGCGCTGCTGCAGGATGCCTGGGAGGGCCGGCGGCCGGATTGA